The Schistocerca gregaria isolate iqSchGreg1 chromosome 1, iqSchGreg1.2, whole genome shotgun sequence genome includes a window with the following:
- the LOC126345320 gene encoding probable cytosolic iron-sulfur protein assembly protein Ciao1 isoform X2, with product MVRMESVQTLLGHQGRVWNVSWHPQGSFLASCGEDKTIRIWGREGEKWITKAVLTDGHQRTIRQVAWSPCGNYLASASFDATVAIWDKKSGEFECNATLEGHENEVKSVSWSKSGQLLATCSRDKSVWVWEVAEDDEYECAAVLNAHTQDVKKVLWHPHLDILASASYDNTVKIFREDPDDNDWICAATLSSHESTVWGLAFNPTGSRLATCSADLTVKIWNEYLPGNSEGIVTPGTDAVWKCVCTLSGYHNRTIYDIDWCGTTDLIVTACGDDNIRIFKESPDSDRNAPTFSLLHTCYGAHTQDVNSVSWNPTFPGLLASASDDGEIKIWNCSDY from the coding sequence ATGGTACGAATGGAATCTGTGCAAACTTTACTTGGTCATCAAGGACGGGTATGGAATGTTAGCTGGCATCCCCAAGGATCATTTCTGGCAAGTTGTGGAGAAGATAAAACAATTCGAATCTGGGGTAGAGAAGGCGAAAAATGGATTACTAAAGCAGTTTTAACTGACGGTCATCAAAGGACTATCCGTCAAGTAGCATGGTCTCCTTGTGGAAACTACCTAGCGTCAGCAAGTTTCGACGCAACTGTTGCTATTTGGGATAAAAAATCAGGAGAGTTTGAATGTAATGCAACGTTAGAAGGTCATGAAAACGAAGTAAAAAGTGTTTCCTGGTCAAAATCGGGACAGCTACTTGCAACATGCAGCAGAGATAAAAGCGTGTGGGTGTGGGAAGttgcagaagatgatgagtatgaatGTGCAGCTGTCTTGAATGCACATACACAAGATGTTAAGAAAGTGTTGTGGCATCCACATCTTGATATATTGGCTTCCGCCAGTTACGATAACACTGTGAAAATTTTTAGGGAAGACCCCGATGACAATGATTGGATTTGTGCAGCTACTTTGAGTTCTCATGAGTCAACTGTTTGGGGCTTGGCTTTTAATCCCACGGGCTCACGACTTGCAACATGTAGTGCTGATCTAACGGTAAAAATTTGGAATGAATACCTCCCAGGTAATTCTGAAGGAATTGTGACACCAGGAACGGATGCTGTGTGGAAATGCGTGTGCACTTTGTCAGGTTATCATAATCGTACAATTTATGATATTGACTGGTGTGGGACGACAGACCTCATTGTAACAGCGTGTGGTGACGACAATATTAGAATTTTTAAGGAATCTCCTGATTCTGATAGAAATGCCCCGACTTTCTCTTTATTGCACACATGCTATGGAGCCCACACACAAGATGTTAACAGTGTTTCATGGAATCCTACGTTTCCTGGTTTATTAGCATCTGCAAGTGATGatggagaaataaaaatttggaactGCAGTGATTATTAA